The Paenibacillus tianjinensis genome has a window encoding:
- a CDS encoding leucine-rich repeat domain-containing protein, producing the protein MRMYTDPRGEAYEQVIDLAISNSECFVLGEKIPADMAVRDRYTSALEALEPYLLKNVIIPDNNMDEFKRIRKTYNSHAFYCAGTYYLYRCCEESGKLLKQMANRLSDWMYPNLPEDLCFLRKGGGDYLYSVVHEHMYGMDVTEEEAGELMEQVTGLFLELKAHRDLDHLLDDAIKHKTDWLYISGHRLTELPERIRELTELRELEIFEQDLYRLPEGLFELTKLECLKILSADLEGIPAAIGRLKNLRELSIRCASSDRPALGYQAKPREEISLNRIPPEIGELEQLEQLTIQYTSIRELPPELEQLKNLQFLDIGMCLIERKPEFLGGMKQLKYVNVSRKSLLEMALDNPPEA; encoded by the coding sequence ATGAGAATGTATACCGACCCTAGAGGCGAAGCATATGAGCAGGTAATTGATCTGGCGATATCGAATTCGGAATGTTTTGTGCTGGGGGAGAAGATTCCAGCCGATATGGCGGTACGGGATCGGTACACAAGTGCTTTGGAGGCGCTGGAGCCTTATCTGTTGAAGAACGTCATCATCCCGGACAATAATATGGATGAATTTAAGCGAATCAGGAAGACCTATAACAGTCATGCTTTTTATTGCGCAGGAACCTACTATTTATATCGCTGCTGTGAAGAAAGTGGGAAGCTGTTGAAGCAAATGGCAAACCGGTTGTCGGACTGGATGTACCCTAATCTGCCGGAGGACTTGTGTTTCTTGAGAAAAGGCGGCGGAGATTACCTGTACTCGGTGGTACATGAACATATGTATGGGATGGATGTTACTGAGGAAGAAGCAGGTGAGCTGATGGAACAGGTTACGGGACTCTTTTTGGAATTAAAAGCACACCGTGATCTGGATCATCTGCTGGACGATGCCATAAAGCATAAAACAGACTGGCTGTATATAAGCGGACATAGGCTGACGGAGCTGCCTGAACGAATCCGGGAGCTTACAGAGCTGCGGGAGCTGGAGATTTTTGAACAGGATCTGTATCGTCTGCCCGAAGGGCTGTTCGAATTAACCAAGCTGGAATGTCTGAAAATTTTATCTGCTGATCTGGAGGGCATTCCGGCAGCTATAGGCAGGCTGAAGAATCTGAGAGAGCTGTCTATCCGGTGTGCGAGCTCGGACCGGCCGGCTCTCGGGTATCAGGCCAAGCCCAGGGAGGAGATCAGCCTAAACCGCATCCCGCCGGAGATTGGAGAACTGGAACAACTGGAGCAGCTGACGATTCAATACACCTCGATCCGTGAACTGCCGCCTGAACTGGAGCAGCTGAAGAACCTGCAATTCCTGGATATCGGTATGTGTCTGATCGAACGGAAGCCCGAATTTCTGGGTGGTATGAAGCAGCTGAAATACGTTAATGTGTCACGCAAATCGTTGCTCGAAATGGCATTAGACAATCCGCCCGAAGCATAA
- a CDS encoding GNAT family N-acetyltransferase encodes MELRKFTEEDINQIVSIFYETVHSVNKRDYTGEQLHAWAPKDEEPLKLKTWKESLSHNFTYVAEIKGEIVGFSDMTQEGHVERLFVHKDFLRQGVASALVNTLEAEARRLGLNEMDTEASITARPFFERLGYRVIQQQVVERKGVELVNFKMVKTLR; translated from the coding sequence ATGGAGTTAAGAAAGTTTACGGAAGAGGATATTAATCAGATCGTCTCTATATTCTACGAAACCGTGCATTCCGTGAACAAACGGGATTACACCGGAGAGCAACTTCATGCCTGGGCACCCAAAGATGAAGAGCCGCTCAAGCTGAAGACTTGGAAAGAATCGCTGAGTCACAATTTTACCTACGTTGCGGAAATCAAAGGTGAAATCGTTGGGTTCTCTGATATGACTCAAGAGGGGCATGTAGAAAGACTTTTTGTTCATAAGGATTTTCTGCGGCAGGGGGTTGCTTCTGCTTTGGTGAATACACTTGAAGCTGAAGCAAGGCGGTTAGGGCTTAATGAAATGGATACAGAGGCGAGTATAACTGCCAGGCCATTTTTTGAACGTTTAGGATACCGGGTTATCCAGCAGCAGGTGGTTGAACGTAAAGGTGTGGAGTTAGTGAATTTTAAGATGGTGAAAACACTACGCTAA
- a CDS encoding restriction endonuclease — protein MARRKSKAKQEEEFFEALAGLTALSMAGLGFLITKSLYGMVVGVVLGLVIVSLIMRSIWNKRAERLKRSGIADIDKMEGIQFEKYLGHLFRAQGYKIEVTKAAGDYGADLIIQKDGKKIVVQAKRYSKNVGIKAVQEAKASIAHYGASEAWVVSNSDYTAAAYDLAKSNRVKLINREALIEMILTMNPAAVPTPQVVIAEVPVDEFTCPKCGSRLVLRSGPKGQFYGCSSYPKCRHIKSIKAV, from the coding sequence GTGGCACGAAGAAAGAGCAAGGCCAAACAAGAGGAAGAATTTTTTGAAGCACTAGCCGGGCTGACAGCGCTATCTATGGCTGGACTAGGATTTCTCATTACAAAATCTCTGTACGGCATGGTTGTAGGAGTCGTTTTAGGACTGGTAATAGTTAGTTTAATCATGAGATCTATTTGGAACAAGCGGGCTGAGCGCCTGAAGAGATCAGGAATCGCTGACATCGACAAAATGGAAGGTATTCAATTCGAGAAATACTTAGGACACCTCTTTCGGGCGCAGGGATATAAGATTGAAGTTACAAAGGCCGCCGGTGATTATGGGGCTGACCTGATTATCCAGAAAGATGGAAAAAAGATTGTTGTTCAAGCCAAGCGGTATAGTAAGAACGTTGGTATCAAAGCTGTTCAAGAAGCGAAAGCATCAATCGCGCATTACGGAGCTTCCGAAGCATGGGTTGTGTCAAACAGTGACTACACGGCTGCTGCGTATGATCTGGCCAAATCGAACCGGGTCAAGCTGATCAACCGTGAAGCTCTGATTGAGATGATACTGACTATGAACCCTGCAGCAGTTCCTACACCGCAGGTAGTCATTGCAGAAGTTCCTGTGGATGAATTCACTTGTCCTAAATGCGGTAGCAGGCTTGTTCTGCGTAGTGGCCCGAAGGGCCAGTTTTACGGCTGCAGCAGCTATCCGAAGTGCCGCCACATTAAGTCGATCAAAGCAGTGTAG
- a CDS encoding IS256 family transposase → MGLWTKQQLREFIKENNLVSAQDAQNALKELFAETIQEMLEAEMDTHLGYGKHEVKAKLTPNSRNGKSRKTVVSEYGEQEIAIPRDRLGEFEPLVVKKHQSNVTGIEEQIIALYAKGISTREIQDHLGQMYGIEVSPTLISNVTNKIVPLIKEWQNRPLQGVYAVVYLDAIHFKVKQDGAIINKAAYMVIGIDLDGNKDVLGMWIGENESSKFWLSVLNELKNRGVGDILIICVDNLSGFSQAIAACYPQTEIQKCIIHQIRSSTRYVSYKDIKKVTADLKPIYKAATEEGALLELDRFEEVWGAKYPLIIRSWRTNWDELATFFKYPPEIRKLIYTTNMIESYHRQLRKVTKGKSIFPTDEALLKMLYLATVDVTRKWTGRVQNWGQMLLQLSVFFPDRVGQHLR, encoded by the coding sequence ATGGGACTTTGGACAAAACAACAGTTACGGGAATTTATTAAGGAAAACAACTTGGTAAGCGCACAGGATGCGCAGAATGCTCTAAAAGAGCTATTTGCGGAGACGATTCAGGAGATGCTGGAAGCCGAAATGGACACTCATTTAGGCTACGGAAAGCATGAAGTGAAGGCGAAGCTCACGCCAAACAGCCGTAACGGAAAGAGCCGTAAAACGGTTGTCAGTGAGTACGGGGAACAGGAAATCGCTATCCCTCGTGACCGTCTGGGTGAGTTTGAGCCACTTGTCGTCAAGAAGCATCAGTCGAACGTAACCGGCATCGAAGAGCAAATCATCGCTCTGTACGCCAAAGGGATTAGTACCCGAGAAATTCAGGATCACCTGGGGCAGATGTATGGCATTGAGGTGTCGCCTACGCTCATTTCCAATGTCACAAATAAGATTGTTCCTCTCATTAAAGAATGGCAGAATCGGCCTCTGCAAGGCGTTTACGCTGTTGTCTATCTGGATGCGATCCACTTCAAAGTCAAGCAAGACGGGGCCATTATCAACAAGGCTGCCTACATGGTCATTGGCATTGATCTGGACGGAAACAAAGACGTGCTGGGCATGTGGATTGGTGAGAACGAGTCCTCCAAGTTCTGGCTCAGCGTGCTGAATGAACTCAAGAATCGTGGAGTGGGGGACATTCTCATTATCTGCGTGGATAACCTGTCCGGGTTCTCTCAAGCGATTGCGGCCTGCTATCCCCAAACTGAAATCCAGAAGTGTATTATTCACCAAATCCGCAGCTCTACACGGTACGTGTCTTACAAGGATATTAAGAAGGTGACCGCCGACTTAAAGCCTATATACAAGGCAGCTACCGAGGAAGGTGCCTTGCTTGAACTCGACCGTTTTGAGGAAGTCTGGGGGGCGAAATATCCCCTCATTATCCGTTCGTGGCGGACGAATTGGGACGAACTTGCTACTTTTTTCAAGTACCCGCCTGAGATACGTAAACTGATTTACACCACCAATATGATTGAGAGTTACCACCGTCAGCTTCGTAAAGTAACCAAAGGAAAGAGCATCTTTCCTACCGATGAAGCTCTGCTAAAAATGCTCTATCTGGCCACCGTCGATGTCACTCGAAAATGGACTGGACGTGTCCAAAACTGGGGCCAAATGCTGCTCCAGCTTTCGGTATTTTTCCCAGACCGGGTCGGTCAACACTTGCGTTAG
- the pyrE gene encoding orotate phosphoribosyltransferase, with translation MSTLSNTSEQVAAYLLEIGAVALRPQEPFTWTSGIKSPIYCDNRLTLSFPEVRNYIANGFAELIKSSYPEAQVIAGTATAGIPHAAWVADKLNLPMAYIRDKAKGHGKQNQIEGIISPGQKVIVIEDLISTGGSSIKAAQAVEEAGGEVLAVLAIFSYELDRATEGFASAGVPLQSLSNYTTLIDVALSQGKIAESDVALLQSWRKDPASFGV, from the coding sequence ATGAGTACATTATCGAATACAAGCGAACAGGTCGCTGCTTATCTATTGGAGATTGGAGCGGTTGCACTGCGCCCGCAGGAACCGTTCACCTGGACTTCCGGCATCAAATCACCGATCTATTGCGACAACCGTCTGACCCTGTCTTTCCCGGAAGTGCGTAACTATATCGCAAATGGCTTCGCAGAGCTGATTAAATCCAGCTATCCCGAAGCTCAGGTGATCGCGGGTACAGCGACTGCGGGTATTCCGCATGCGGCCTGGGTGGCCGACAAGCTGAACCTGCCGATGGCCTACATCCGTGACAAGGCCAAAGGTCACGGCAAGCAGAACCAGATCGAAGGCATCATCTCTCCCGGCCAGAAGGTGATAGTGATCGAGGACCTGATCTCCACCGGCGGCAGCTCGATCAAAGCCGCGCAGGCAGTAGAAGAAGCAGGCGGAGAAGTGCTGGCAGTCCTGGCAATCTTCAGCTACGAGCTGGACCGTGCCACTGAAGGCTTCGCTTCTGCCGGTGTACCGCTGCAAAGCCTGTCCAACTACACCACTTTGATTGATGTAGCCCTGAGCCAAGGCAAGATCGCTGAGAGCGATGTAGCGCTGCTGCAATCGTGGCGTAAAGATCCGGCATCGTTCGGAGTGTAA
- the pyrF gene encoding orotidine-5'-phosphate decarboxylase yields the protein MEQTPEQAQHESIGHITKRDEMAGRLMIPLDYPDAAEARVLIDKLEGIPCYLKVGMQLFYAAGPDFIRELKDHGYSVFLDVKMHDIPNTVRGGAESITRLGVDMFNVHASGGKAMMTAALEGAAKAVSLHPSLHIPLIIAVTQLTSTSQEVMNGEIGIAGNVEDTVVRYARLAAEAGLHGVVASPQESAAIAAACGPEFVTVTPGIRPAGASLDDQSRVMTPGQAIRQGSHFLVVGRPITAAADPRAAALSIIEEMTQA from the coding sequence ATGGAGCAGACCCCAGAACAGGCCCAACATGAGAGTATCGGTCATATCACCAAACGGGATGAAATGGCCGGAAGGCTGATGATTCCCCTTGACTATCCTGATGCAGCCGAGGCCAGGGTACTGATCGATAAGCTGGAAGGCATCCCGTGCTACCTGAAAGTTGGCATGCAGCTGTTCTATGCAGCTGGACCGGACTTTATCCGGGAGCTGAAGGACCACGGGTATTCCGTGTTCCTTGATGTCAAAATGCATGATATCCCGAACACCGTCCGGGGTGGAGCGGAGAGCATCACAAGGCTCGGCGTGGATATGTTCAATGTCCATGCTTCCGGCGGCAAGGCGATGATGACAGCAGCTCTTGAGGGGGCAGCGAAGGCAGTCAGCCTGCATCCTTCACTGCATATTCCGCTGATTATCGCGGTGACACAGCTTACGAGTACCAGCCAGGAAGTCATGAATGGAGAAATTGGCATTGCCGGGAACGTAGAGGATACCGTGGTGCGCTACGCCCGGCTGGCGGCAGAAGCCGGCCTGCACGGCGTCGTTGCTTCCCCGCAGGAGTCTGCAGCAATCGCTGCCGCCTGCGGTCCGGAGTTCGTTACTGTGACTCCGGGTATCCGTCCGGCAGGCGCCTCTCTAGACGATCAATCCCGGGTTATGACGCCGGGACAAGCTATCCGGCAAGGCAGCCACTTCCTTGTAGTGGGCCGCCCGATTACCGCAGCAGCCGATCCGCGCGCAGCTGCACTATCAATCATTGAGGAGATGACTCAAGCATGA
- the carB gene encoding carbamoyl-phosphate synthase large subunit, with protein sequence MPKNDKLKKILVIGSGPIVIGQAAEFDYAGTQACQALKEEGVEVVLINSNPATIMTDTNMADKVYIEPITLDFVTGIIRQERPDGLLPTLGGQTGLNMAVELARAGVLEAENVKLLGTQLHSIEKAEDRDLFRELMRELDQPVPESIIITTVEEAMSFAEEIGFPLIVRPAYTLGGTGGGICDNAEELRETVKAGIRYSPIGQCLVEKSIAGMKEVEYEVMRDANDNCIVVCNMENFDPVGVHTGDSIVVAPSQTLSDREYQMLRSASLKIIRALNIEGGCNVQFALDPQSYQYYVIEVNPRVSRSSALASKATGYPIAKMAAKIALGYTLDEIVNPVTGQTYACFEPTLDYIVSKIPRWPFDKFTSANRKLGTQMKATGEVMAIGRTFEESIHKAVRSLEIGVHRFRLPGAELLEDSVLRTRLAKADDERLFLIAEAYRRGYQLQEIQDITKVDWWFLSKIEGLVQFEDVLRSEETLSAETLYQAKRKGFTDRAIAEIRAEGRPGGAQTKEADVRALRLAQGLTPVFKMVDTCAAEFEASTPYYYSTYETENEVTHSDKQKVVVLGSGPIRIGQGIEFDYSTVHAVWAIQNAGYEAVIINNNPETVSTDFNTSDRLYFEPLFFEDVMNVIAQENPIGVIVQFGGQTAINLAAPLAAAGVNILGTSLSSIDEAEDRKRFEALLARLDIAQPKGKTVTDASQAVETAQSLGYPVLVRPSYVLGGRAMEIVYNDTELMNYMVEAVKINPEHPVLIDRYMLGKEVEVDAICDGETVVIPGIMEHVERAGVHSGDSIAVYPPQYLDEGLKQKITDITIKIAKELKTIGLVNIQFVIYQNEVYVIEVNPRSSRTVPFLSKVTGIPMANLATKIILGGKLKEEGYTEGLWPESDYVSVKVPVFSFAKLRRVEPTLGPEMKSTGEVMGRDKLYAKALYKGLIGAGMKIPATGAIIVTVADKDKAEAVELMKGFHAMGYKIIATGGTAQALEQSGLNVMNVNKLDEGEPTILDLIRSGQANFVFNTLTKGKTPERDGFRIRREAVENGVVCMTSLDTVTALLRMLQTINFSSQSMPAFVGQ encoded by the coding sequence ATGCCAAAGAACGATAAGCTTAAAAAAATCCTCGTCATCGGCTCCGGCCCGATTGTGATCGGGCAAGCCGCTGAGTTTGACTATGCGGGAACACAGGCCTGCCAGGCGCTGAAAGAAGAAGGCGTTGAGGTGGTGCTGATCAACAGCAACCCGGCCACCATCATGACTGATACTAACATGGCTGATAAAGTATACATTGAGCCAATCACCCTTGATTTCGTAACAGGCATCATCCGCCAGGAGCGTCCCGACGGATTGCTGCCGACTCTGGGTGGCCAGACCGGCCTGAATATGGCTGTTGAGCTGGCGCGTGCCGGCGTACTGGAAGCGGAGAACGTGAAGCTGCTCGGTACTCAGCTGCATTCGATTGAGAAAGCGGAAGACCGTGATTTGTTCCGCGAACTGATGCGTGAGCTGGACCAGCCGGTTCCGGAAAGTATTATTATTACAACGGTTGAAGAAGCGATGAGCTTTGCAGAAGAAATCGGCTTCCCGCTGATCGTACGTCCGGCTTATACCCTGGGCGGGACAGGCGGCGGAATTTGCGACAACGCGGAAGAACTGCGCGAGACGGTCAAAGCGGGGATCCGTTACAGCCCGATCGGCCAATGTCTGGTGGAGAAGAGTATCGCCGGCATGAAGGAAGTAGAATATGAAGTTATGCGTGATGCGAATGACAACTGTATCGTGGTCTGCAACATGGAGAACTTTGATCCAGTTGGTGTGCATACAGGAGACAGTATCGTTGTGGCACCGAGCCAGACGCTCTCCGACCGTGAATACCAGATGCTGCGCAGTGCTTCACTGAAGATCATCCGTGCGCTGAATATCGAAGGCGGCTGCAACGTGCAGTTCGCGCTTGATCCGCAAAGCTATCAATATTATGTAATCGAGGTTAACCCGCGTGTCAGCCGCTCTTCGGCGCTTGCATCCAAAGCAACCGGTTATCCAATCGCCAAGATGGCGGCCAAAATCGCCCTCGGCTATACGCTCGACGAAATCGTCAATCCGGTTACTGGCCAGACTTATGCCTGCTTCGAGCCGACACTGGACTATATTGTAAGCAAAATCCCGCGCTGGCCGTTCGACAAGTTCACCTCGGCGAACCGCAAGCTGGGTACACAGATGAAAGCGACCGGCGAAGTAATGGCCATCGGCCGTACCTTTGAAGAGTCGATCCACAAGGCCGTCCGTTCCCTGGAAATCGGAGTTCACCGCTTCCGTCTGCCGGGTGCTGAGCTGCTGGAAGACAGCGTTCTGCGTACCCGTCTGGCCAAAGCGGATGATGAGCGCCTGTTCCTGATTGCCGAAGCTTACCGCCGCGGTTATCAGCTGCAGGAGATCCAGGACATCACCAAGGTTGACTGGTGGTTCCTGTCCAAGATCGAAGGGCTGGTGCAATTCGAGGATGTGCTGCGCAGCGAAGAAACGCTGAGCGCTGAAACGCTGTATCAGGCGAAACGCAAAGGCTTCACTGACCGTGCTATCGCCGAGATCCGCGCGGAAGGCCGTCCTGGCGGCGCACAGACGAAGGAAGCGGATGTCCGTGCCCTGCGCCTGGCCCAAGGCCTGACACCTGTCTTCAAGATGGTAGATACCTGCGCCGCTGAGTTCGAAGCTTCGACGCCTTACTACTACTCGACATATGAAACCGAAAACGAAGTTACTCATTCCGATAAGCAAAAGGTTGTAGTGCTCGGCTCCGGCCCGATCCGTATCGGCCAGGGTATCGAGTTCGACTACTCCACTGTACACGCAGTGTGGGCGATCCAGAATGCCGGCTATGAGGCCGTTATTATCAACAACAACCCGGAGACGGTGTCTACGGATTTCAATACTTCGGACCGGTTGTATTTTGAGCCGCTGTTCTTTGAAGATGTAATGAACGTCATTGCCCAGGAAAATCCGATCGGAGTTATCGTGCAGTTCGGCGGTCAGACGGCTATCAACCTTGCTGCGCCGCTTGCGGCAGCCGGTGTAAACATCCTTGGAACCAGCCTGTCGAGCATCGACGAAGCCGAGGACCGCAAGCGGTTCGAAGCACTGCTGGCCCGTCTGGATATCGCACAGCCGAAAGGCAAAACAGTAACCGATGCAAGCCAGGCTGTAGAAACAGCACAGTCCCTCGGCTATCCGGTGCTGGTGCGTCCTTCCTACGTGCTGGGCGGACGTGCGATGGAAATCGTATATAACGATACTGAGCTGATGAACTACATGGTTGAAGCGGTTAAGATCAATCCGGAGCATCCGGTCCTGATCGACCGTTACATGCTCGGCAAAGAGGTTGAGGTTGACGCAATCTGCGACGGCGAAACCGTAGTCATCCCGGGCATCATGGAGCATGTGGAGCGCGCAGGCGTCCACTCCGGTGACTCCATCGCCGTATATCCTCCGCAGTACCTGGATGAAGGCCTGAAGCAGAAGATCACCGATATCACGATCAAAATCGCCAAAGAGCTGAAAACGATCGGTCTGGTGAACATCCAGTTTGTTATCTACCAGAACGAAGTGTATGTCATCGAAGTAAATCCGCGCTCCTCGCGTACGGTTCCGTTCCTGAGCAAGGTAACTGGCATTCCAATGGCGAATCTGGCAACCAAAATCATCCTCGGCGGTAAGCTGAAGGAAGAGGGTTATACAGAAGGCCTCTGGCCGGAGAGCGACTACGTATCGGTTAAAGTGCCGGTGTTCTCTTTTGCCAAGCTGCGCAGAGTAGAGCCGACCCTGGGACCTGAGATGAAATCCACCGGTGAGGTTATGGGCCGCGACAAGCTGTATGCCAAGGCGCTGTACAAAGGTCTGATTGGTGCAGGTATGAAAATTCCGGCAACCGGCGCGATCATCGTTACGGTAGCGGATAAAGATAAAGCTGAAGCGGTTGAGCTGATGAAGGGCTTCCATGCTATGGGCTACAAAATCATTGCTACCGGCGGCACAGCGCAGGCGCTGGAGCAGTCCGGCCTGAACGTGATGAACGTCAACAAGCTGGATGAAGGCGAGCCTACGATCCTCGACCTGATCCGCAGCGGTCAAGCGAACTTCGTCTTCAATACGCTGACCAAAGGCAAGACACCGGAGCGTGACGGCTTCCGTATCCGCCGTGAAGCGGTAGAGAACGGGGTCGTATGTATGACATCGCTTGATACAGTAACGGCGCTGCTGAGAATGCTGCAGACGATCAACTTCTCGTCACAGTCGATGCCTGCCTTTGTTGGACAATAA
- the carA gene encoding glutamine-hydrolyzing carbamoyl-phosphate synthase small subunit encodes MQARLLLQDGTLFTGTAFGAEGEMTGEVVFNTGITGYQEVLSDPSYCGQIVTMTYPLIGNYGITRDDFESVRPFVHGFVVRRHEEVPSNWRAEYSVDDLLKEYGIPGISEIDTRMLTRIIRHYGTMKAILTTSNKRVEELMEMMGDTTIEELRNQVARTSTTKTYSSPGTKERIVLVDYGAKTGILRELNSRGCDVVVVPHDVTADEIRRLNPDGIQLSNGPGDPKDVPYAVNTISELLGEYPIFGICLGHQLFALACGADTEKLKFGHRGGNHPVKELESGRCFITSQNHGYTVNEESVQSTELEVTHINNNDKTIEGLKHTRYPAFSVQYHPEAAPGPHDSSYLFDRFLQMIADHKAKTPAGSRQAQLAANARITAPKPTTKLEAVKGAL; translated from the coding sequence ATGCAGGCGAGATTGCTGCTACAGGACGGAACGCTTTTTACAGGCACCGCATTTGGCGCTGAAGGTGAAATGACAGGCGAGGTTGTATTTAACACAGGGATTACAGGATATCAGGAGGTGCTGTCGGATCCTTCGTATTGTGGACAGATCGTTACCATGACCTATCCGCTGATCGGAAACTACGGCATTACCCGCGATGATTTCGAATCTGTGCGTCCGTTTGTACACGGCTTTGTTGTGCGCCGCCATGAGGAAGTGCCAAGCAACTGGCGTGCTGAATACAGTGTAGACGACCTGCTGAAGGAATATGGCATTCCCGGCATCAGCGAGATCGACACCCGGATGCTGACCCGCATTATCCGCCACTACGGCACCATGAAAGCCATCCTGACCACATCGAACAAACGTGTGGAAGAACTGATGGAAATGATGGGAGATACAACGATTGAAGAGCTGCGCAACCAGGTTGCCCGTACTTCTACAACTAAGACCTACAGCAGCCCGGGAACCAAGGAACGGATCGTGTTGGTTGACTACGGTGCGAAAACCGGTATCCTGCGCGAGCTGAACAGCCGCGGCTGTGATGTGGTTGTGGTGCCGCATGATGTAACTGCGGACGAAATCCGCCGTCTGAATCCTGACGGAATCCAGCTGTCGAACGGCCCTGGGGACCCGAAGGATGTGCCTTATGCCGTGAACACCATTTCCGAGCTGCTTGGCGAATACCCGATCTTCGGCATCTGCCTGGGCCACCAATTGTTCGCACTGGCTTGCGGCGCAGACACCGAGAAGCTGAAATTCGGCCACCGCGGCGGTAACCACCCGGTTAAGGAGCTTGAAAGCGGACGCTGCTTCATCACCTCGCAGAACCACGGCTACACGGTTAATGAAGAATCTGTGCAGAGCACCGAGCTTGAAGTGACGCACATCAATAATAATGATAAGACCATTGAGGGTCTGAAGCATACCCGCTACCCTGCCTTTTCGGTGCAATACCATCCGGAAGCAGCGCCGGGACCCCATGACAGCAGCTATTTGTTCGACCGTTTCCTGCAAATGATTGCTGACCACAAAGCAAAGACACCTGCCGGCTCACGTCAGGCCCAGCTTGCGGCAAATGCCAGAATCACGGCACCGAAACCTACTACTAAGCTTGAAGCCGTGAAAGGAGCTCTATAA
- a CDS encoding dihydroorotase: MTVIIRNASVLNKEGELEIKHIVVQDGMITAIESDLPASDASAEIVEAEGKLLVPGLIDMHVHLREPGFEHKETIATGALSAAKGGFTTIACMPNTRPVTDTPEIVELVKEKAREAGLVKVLPYAAITKNELGRELTDFAALKEAGAIGFTDDGVGVQTAQMMKDAMKLAASLDMPVIAHCEDDSLVEGCAVNEGTFATKHGLKGIPNESEAIHVGRDILLAEATGVHYHVCHVSTEQSVRLIRQAKQIGIKVTAEVCPHHLLLSEEDIPGMDANWKMNPPLRSRRDVEACIEGLLDGTIDIIVTDHAPHSEEEKAKGMQLAPFGIVGFETAFPLLYTAFVATGKWDLSLLVQRMTADPARVFRLNTGSLAVGAPADLTLIDLNEEQVVDPAAFASKGRNTPFTGWKLKGWPVKTWVEGKEVWTKA, from the coding sequence ATGACAGTGATCATTAGAAACGCCAGCGTATTGAACAAAGAAGGCGAACTGGAAATCAAGCATATCGTAGTTCAGGACGGAATGATTACAGCGATCGAAAGTGATCTGCCGGCTTCTGATGCATCTGCAGAGATTGTAGAAGCTGAAGGCAAGCTGCTGGTACCGGGCCTGATCGATATGCACGTGCATCTGCGCGAGCCTGGCTTTGAGCATAAAGAAACGATTGCAACCGGTGCGTTATCGGCGGCCAAGGGCGGATTTACCACCATCGCCTGCATGCCGAACACCCGCCCGGTGACAGACACTCCGGAGATCGTGGAGCTTGTCAAAGAGAAAGCGCGCGAAGCCGGACTCGTTAAAGTGCTGCCTTATGCGGCGATCACCAAAAATGAGCTTGGCCGCGAGCTGACAGACTTTGCCGCCTTGAAGGAAGCCGGAGCGATTGGCTTTACCGATGACGGTGTAGGTGTACAGACCGCCCAGATGATGAAGGATGCCATGAAGCTGGCTGCAAGCCTGGATATGCCGGTCATCGCCCACTGTGAGGATGATTCACTGGTGGAAGGATGTGCGGTGAACGAAGGCACCTTCGCAACAAAGCACGGACTGAAGGGAATTCCCAATGAGTCGGAAGCTATTCATGTCGGACGCGACATTCTGCTCGCTGAAGCGACAGGTGTACACTACCATGTCTGTCACGTCAGCACAGAGCAGTCGGTACGGCTGATCCGCCAGGCTAAGCAAATCGGCATTAAAGTAACCGCTGAGGTGTGTCCGCACCATCTGCTGCTCTCCGAAGAGGATATCCCGGGAATGGACGCCAACTGGAAAATGAACCCGCCGCTGCGCTCCCGCCGCGATGTAGAAGCCTGCATCGAGGGGCTGCTGGACGGCACAATCGACATTATCGTAACCGACCATGCGCCGCACAGTGAAGAAGAGAAGGCTAAGGGTATGCAGCTTGCACCGTTTGGCATCGTCGGCTTCGAGACCGCCTTCCCGCTGCTGTATACCGCTTTTGTCGCGACAGGCAAATGGGACCTGTCCTTGCTGGTACAGCGGATGACCGCTGATCCGGCCCGCGTATTCCGGTTGAATACAGGCAGCCTTGCGGTAGGAGCACCTGCCGATTTAACACTGATTGATCTGAACGAAGAGCAAGTGGTGGACCCGGCTGCTTTTGCCAGCAAAGGACGCAATACTCCTTTCACCGGCTGGAAGCTGAAGGGCTGGCCGGTTAAGACCTGGGTTGAAGGTAAAGAGGTATGGACTAAAGCGTAA